The DNA sequence TAAATACAGCAAAAGCAACATAGATAAATCAGAACTTAAAACTTTGGAAGATTACTATTTGTATGCAAAAGCAAATGGTTACAAAGAAAGCTGGATTAAGTTTAATTATCCATATTATCAAAATGCACCGTTTCCAGTTTTATATTCAGATTTAAAACCAATCAAACAAAAATACAATTATTAAAGGAGTTTTATATTATGTCATTATTTACAACTGATTATTCAAATATCGAGGAAAGCAATTACGGACCATTACCAGAAGGTGAATACGAAGTAGTTATCAAAAACGCAACAGAAAAAGCAACACCTAACGGCAAAGAGTCAACACAATTAACTTTAGTGGTCCGCAACGACTTGGAAAAAGCACCTGATCTAGCAGAAACAAATGCAAAATATCCGAACCGCTATATCTTTGTAGATGAATGGAAACGTCATATTGATGGTGCTTACAAATACAAAATGGAAAACTTCATGCATTATCTAAATGGTGTCGGTGTACCAGAAGGAACAGAAATCAAAGACTTCGAACACTTGTTAAGTCTCTTCCGCGGAAAGCCTGTCAGAGTTTATGTAAAACAAGAAGAAAATGAGTACAAAGGCGAAACAAAAACAATCAATCGTGTCGCACCGTGGGGCTTTAAACGTACAAAATTCGAACA is a window from the Staphylococcus sp. IVB6181 genome containing:
- a CDS encoding DUF669 domain-containing protein; this translates as MSLFTTDYSNIEESNYGPLPEGEYEVVIKNATEKATPNGKESTQLTLVVRNDLEKAPDLAETNAKYPNRYIFVDEWKRHIDGAYKYKMENFMHYLNGVGVPEGTEIKDFEHLLSLFRGKPVRVYVKQEENEYKGETKTINRVAPWGFKRTKFEQVNHQWKNEDDKPNNNNPFNGTNDIDDDDLPF